From one Anabas testudineus chromosome 21, fAnaTes1.2, whole genome shotgun sequence genomic stretch:
- the cd302 gene encoding CD302 antigen, with protein sequence MEPLKKNHRFRCSLLLVWMHLQLALTGDCPADGRTWVPFKDRCYHFVHGEEEQIKSYTFDSAKGICQGFELLTIQSSEENDFVIKYSPEVWKGNVNVWLGMYYDTNTEQMRWFGEDPVTYTNWEAGSSDLPLMDTCVALHSVAGTWEKVSCIDDVENGVVCEAAQKSEKAKQKPSALLSVLVILSVVAVMGVSAVVWFLHQKHNFGSTIVTAFEYHPPFRVLDTDQSCLVETEETDSVP encoded by the exons ATGGAGCCGCTGAAGAAAAACCACCGTTTCCGATGCTCTCTCCTTTTAGTGTGGATGCATCTGCAGCTGGCTTTGACCGGGG ATTGCCCTGCAGACGGACGCACCTGGGTGCCCTTTAAAGACAGATGTTACCACTTTGTCCACggagaagaagaacaaatcAAAAGCTACACGTTTGACAGCGCAAAAGGGATCTGCCAGGGCTTTG agcTTTTGACTATCCAGAGCTCAGAAGAGAATGACTTTGTTATCAAGTACAGCCCAGAGGTGTGGAAAGGCAATGTCAACGTGTGGCTAGGAATGTATTATGACACAAACA CTGAACAAATGAGGTGGTTTGGCGAAGACCCTGTGACATACACGAATTGGGAAGCTGGCTCATCAGACTTGCCGCTCATGGATACGTGCGTGGCTCTGCACAGCGTCGCCGGGACGTGGGAAAAAGTCAGCTGCATAGATGACGTGGAGAATGGAGTAGTTTGTGAGGCAGCCCAAA AGTCAGAGAAAGCCAAGCAGA AACCCAGTGCGCTGTTGTCTGTCCTGGTCATTCTCAGCGTGGTGGCTGTCATGGGAGTGTCAGCAGTCGTTTGGTTCCTGCACCAGAAGCATAATTTTGGAAGTACTATTGTCACAGCGTTCGAGTATCACCCTCCGTTTCGAGTCCTGGACACAGACCAGTCCTGCCTGGTAGAGACTGAGGAGACTGACAGCGTGCCATAG
- the LOC113172893 gene encoding RNA-binding motif, single-stranded-interacting protein 1: MIFANSGNPQRTSYRKQPSAALSSHPMAPPSPSTNNNCSSSSTAGWDQLSKTNLYIRGLSPSTTDHDLVKLCQPYGKIVSTKAILDKTTNKCKGYGFVDFDSPAAAQKAVASLKTTGVQAQMAKQQEQDPTNLYISNLPLSMDEQELESMLKHFGQVISTRILRDSSGASRGVGFARMESTEKCDAVIAHFNGKFIKTPAGFPAPSEPLLCKFADGGQKKRLSQNKFAQNGRGWGRDGDSRRAGMTLTYDPSAAAIQNGFFPPAYSISNRMIAQTSMPPYMSPVSTYQVQNSSWVPHQPYILQHPGTVLSPSVDPSMSLQPTSMMAPLTQQMSHLSLGSAGTFMAPNTAMQGAYIPQYAHMQTAAVPVEENGAQSQVDSSGNHSPYSYQQTK, encoded by the exons ATGATTTTTGCTAATTCTGGAAACCCACAGAGGACTTCTTATCGCAAACAG CCATCTGCTGCCCTGTCATCACACCCCATGGCTCCACCAAGCCCGAGCaccaacaacaactgcagcagcagtagcactGCAGGCTGGGACCAGCTCAGCAAAACAAACCTCTACATTCGGGGCCTGTCCCCTTCAACCACAGACCATGACCTGGTCAAGCTCTGTCAGCC GTATGGCAAAATTGTATCAACAAAGGCTATCCTGGACAAGactacaaacaaatgtaaag GATATGGCTTTGTGGACTTTGACAGCCCCGCTGCGGCTCAGAAAGCTGTGGCTTCCCTGAAGACCACTGGGGTCCAAGCTCAAATGGCAAAA CAACAAGAACAAGATCCGACAAACTTGTACATCTCCAACTTGCCTTTGTCTATGGATGAGCAAGAGCTGGAGAGCATGTTAAAGCACTTCGGCCAGGTGATATCTACACGGATCTTGAGAGACTCCAGTGGAGCCAGCAGAGGAGTGGGCTTTGCCAG GATGGAGTCGACTGAAAAATGTGATGCAGTCATTGCTCACTTCAATGGAAAGTTTATTAAAACACCTGCAGGTTTTCCAG CACCATCTGAACCCTTGCTGTGCAAGTTTGCTGATGGCGGGCAGAAAAAGAGACTAAGTCAGAATAAATTTGCCCAGAATGGTCGGGGCTGGGGAAGGGACGGTGACTCCAGACGG GCTGGAATGACACTCACATATGACCCTAGTGCAGCTGCAATTCAAAATGG GTTTTTCCCACCAGCATACAGTATTTCAAACAGGATGATTGCTCAAACGTCCATGCCTCCTTACATGTCTCCTGTTTCAACATACCAG GTGCAGAACTCATCCTGGGTGCCTCATCAACCATACATCCTACAGCACCCA GGTACAGTATTATCGCCCTCTGTCGACCCATCAATGTCACTGCAGCCTACTTCAATGATGGCCCCCCTCACACAGCAGATGAGTCACCTGTCTCTGGGCAGTGCAGGAACG TTCATGGCCCCCAACACAGCTATGCAAGGAGCATATATCCCACAGTATGCACAtatgcaaacagcagctgttccTGTGGAG GAAAATGGTGCACAGTCACAAGTGGACTCGTCAGGCAATCATTCTCCATATTCCTACCAACAAACCAAGTAG